The uncultured Desulfobacter sp. genomic interval GAGAACTCAGATACCCGTAAAGATGCCCAGACGGTAATGTTTATGATGCTGGATGCCCTGGTCAAAATTATGGCACCCATCCTGCCCTTTACGGCCGAAGAGATCTATACTCACATGCCCCTGGACGACACTAAAAAAGAGAGTGTCCATATGGAGGACATGGTCAGCCTGGATGATTCTCTTGAGGACAGGGATCTTGCATCCAAGTGGGAAAATATCCGGGCATTGCGGGCGGAAGTGACCAAGGCACTGGAAGAGGCAAGAACTGCCAAACTCATCGGACATCCCCTGGATGCCGCCGTAGAAATTAAACTGCCCCAGGGTGATCTTGAGGCCCAGGTGGCATCCCTTGATGTTGATCTCAATGACATTTTTATCGTGTCTGATGCCCGTGTGGTCGATACCCTTGACGGGGATGTCTACAAGGGTAAGGAGATTGAGGGGCTGGCCATTAAGGTGGCAAAGGCGTCCGGTGAAAAATGTGAACGGTGCTGGCGGTTTGACGAAAACCTGGGAACTGATGCGGATCATCCCACGGCCTGTCCCCGTTGCACCCAGGCACTTAAAACCATTTTGGGCTGATGGTTGGTTTTTTAACACCTATACGGCGGCTTGCCCTGGTGAGTATCAGTGTGGTTTTACTGGACCAGTTCACAAAGTGGCTTGTAGTCAAGCATCTGCCGCTGTATACCCATATTGCGGTGATTGATCATTTTTTTAATATCACGCATGTACTTAATCCCGGTGGGGCGTTCGGTTTTTTCGCCGAACAGTCCCCCGGGATCAGAAAATTTATTTTTTTATTTTTATCTTCCGGGGTTGCTCTGTTTGTACTCTGGCTTTACAGAAAAACGGCCCGATCCCACATCTTTTTATCCTATGGGCTGGCCTTGATTTTCGGCGGTGCAATAGGGAATCTGATTGATCGATTTCGGTTTGGAAAAGTTGTTGATTTTCTGGATTTTTATGTTGGTGCATTTCATTGGCCGGCGTTTAATATCGCAGATTCAGCAATTACCATTGGAATGGGTATATTAATTTACTACGTAATATTCAACAAACTGCCCGAAATATAAGGGGTTTACATGCATCCGATCCTTCTTCAGGCCGGCAGTCTGAAGCTTTATACCTATGGCCTTTTCGTGGCGTTAGGTTTTATCACCGCCATCTGGTTTACAAAACGTAATGCTAAATTCTATGGTGTTCCGGATCAGATTGTATCCGATCTTTTCTTCACCATTTTGATCAGTGCCCTTGTCGGCGCGCGTCTCCTGTATATATTCATTAATTTCGATGCTTACACGAACAACATTCTTGATATTTTTAAAATTTGGAACGGCGGCCTTGTTTTTTTCGGCGGCTTTATCGGCGGCTCCATTGGGGCCATTATTTTCTTGCGCATTAAGAAGATGGATATTTGGAAAACCGCAGATGTCCTGGCCCCAGGTCTTGCTTTAGGGCATAGTGTGGGGCGTTTTGGCTGTCTTTTTGCCGGATGCTGTTACGGCAAAACCTGTTCGTTGCCTGTTGCCATTACCTTTACCAATCCGGACAGCTTGGCCCCTTTGAATATTCCTTTACACCCCACTCAGCTGTATATGATTGCCTCCAACTTTATTCTTTTTTTGATTCTTTTGGCCATACAGCGCCGCAAACGCTTTAACGGCATGGTTTTTTTGAGCTACATCATGCTCTATTCCCTGTTCAGATCAATTATTGAGTTCTTCCGAGGCGATTTCAGGGGGAATTTCTTTTTTGATTTTCTTTCACTGTCCCAGGGTATTGGTTTGCTGATTTCCTGTATTGCTTTGATATTTATGATCCTCAAACTGAGATCCAGGCATGGCAGTCGCTAAGAACCTGACTACATACAAGACGCTTGCAGGCAGTCTGGATAAGCTCTCAACGAACGATAAGCTTAAAACTGTTTTGATCTGCGGGGAACCCTTTCTGGTACGTAAGGCGATGAATGTTCTCGTACCCATAATGCTCAAAGGGGAGTCAAAACAGTTCGGCCTTGATGTCCTGGACGGGAGGACCACACCCGTGGGTGAGATCGCTGAACAGGCTGGTACGTTTTCTTTTTTAGGAACCCGTAAAGTTATTGCGGTAAAAGATGCCCCGCTTTTTTTGCTGAAAGCGCCCCCAGGCGAGATCAGATACAGTGAAAGAGATTTGGCGGTTTTAATTCGCCTTGTTGAAGAGGGCATTCCTGACAATCATGTGCTTGTGTTTACCACAGGTACGCCGGACCGCCGAAAAAAGATATACAAAATTATCCTTGAACACGGACTGGTGGTGGACTGCAGTGTCTCCACAGGAGCCAGAAAGGCAGACCTTGAAGAACAGCAGGCAGTGTTAAGGGATATCAGCCGGCAGATGCTGTTAAGAGCAGGCAAGCAAATGCCCCCGGATGCATTTGCAGCACTTGTGGATCAGACAGGGTTTAATCCGGAAGTTTTTGCAAATGCCATTGAAAAACTTCTGGCATATATCGGGGGCAGAGACCAAATATCTGCGGCAGATATCGGGGCTGTGATACACAAAGATAAAAAGGACCCCATATTTGCTTTAACCAATGCAATGATGGAACGGAATGTATCTAAAGCGCTTACACTTTTATCGAGCTTGCTGTCTGATGGGTTTCATCCGTTACAAATTTTAAAAACATTTGAAAATCAGGTCAGAAAACTCTTAGCCATTAAGTGCTGCGCAACAGGTCTGAATGCAGGCAGGGCAGGGGGGCCTACTTTGAAACATATGCAGTTCAATGCATTCAAGCAAATGCTTTTACCTGCGATTGTTGACTGGGATGCCAATACCTTGAAAGCGGATAAAGCGCATATGCCTCTTTTTAGTATCGAAGACGGTGAAAGCAAGAAAAAGTCCACCAAACTGCCGGCCAACGATCTTTTACTGGCGCCTAATCCTAAAAATGCCTACCCGATATTTCAGAATTTTTTAAAATCTGAAAATTTTACCCTGGAAGAATTGACCGAAGCACTGTCCGTTCTTGCCGACCTTGATTATCGCATTAAATCATCGGGTATGGATGCTGCCACAGGACTTGAAAATTTTATTATGACCCTGTGCCGCACCCCCTAATTGATTTTCTAACATTTTTAAACCAGGCCGGAATAAGATCGGGCTATGGCCTTGATATACCGGTCCTGAATCCGAAACATGAGGTAAATGGCCAGATCGTCATACGCCAGTTTAACCATAGTGTTCGGGAAATGAAGAGGCCGCTCTCCCAGATGACAGCCATTTTTTTCTGGCTCACCGTTTGGCCGCGCCTATTGTGGCATTGACCCGGACCGCCGTTAGGATCGCCGAAGGAGAATTGGATCTGGAAGCGGAAATCAAACGAATTTTTAAACGGTGAAACCATTTGGTTTTCCGGCCATGCACTGCCCCAGAAAGAGGGGGAGACCATCGTCTATAATTGGCATTGATCATGCTTTTTTCTTGCGTCTGATTCTCAAAATGACGTATTCTTTGACCAACAGCTGCGGGCTGAATTGGTCTATCGATCCCAAGCGTCACCCCACAAAGAAATATGAAAGTATTTTAAAAAACTTTTTATAAGAAAGTCTGGGTAAATTACTCAGATTTTTCAAACTTTGTTGTGGGCTGAGCCTGGCAGATGATATGTCAGGTCGGCCCATGGCCGTTATTGAAATTTTAGATAAAAATTTATCATGGCATTGTGCCGAAAGAGAGATCTGTTTTGAAAAGGCGTAAAACAAAAATAGTAGCAACCATATCCAACCTGAATTGCTCGGTTGAATTCATTGAAACGCTTTATAAAGCTGGAATGAACGTGGTGCGCTTGAATACGGCTCACATGAGCCATGACGATGCCGGGCAGGTTATTGAAAATACCCGCAAGGTATCGGAAAAAATAGGTATCCTTTTAGACACCAAAGGCCCTGAAATCAGAACATGTGATGCCAATGTTCCCCTGTCTGTCGTTTATGGGGATTCTATCCGCATAAAAGGCGAGGCCGGCGGGATGTCAAAGGATGATGTGATTTGTGTCTCTTATCCGCATTTTGTCGACGACGTGCCGGTTGGATCTTCCATTCTTATTGATGATGGATACATTGCCCTGAAAGTGAAAGACAAAGTAGATGATCATCTCATCTGTTTCGTGGAAAATGACGGGGTGATTTACCCAAGAAAAAGTATCAACATCCCATCGGTTCATGTTAAATTGCCGGCTTTAAGCGAAAAGGATAAGGGGTTTATAGCTTTTGCCGCAGACCAGGAGCTTGACTTTATAGCCCACTCCTTTGTACGCAACAAGGAAGATGTCCTGGCAGTCCAAAAGATTCTCGACGAGAAGAATTCTTCAATCAAAATCATCGCTAAAATTGAAAATGCCCAAGGCGTGGACAATCTTCGGGAAATTCTGGAACATGCCTATGGCGTAATGGTGGCCAGGGGAGATTTAGCCGTTGAAATTCCAACTGAAAAAATTCCGTTGATTCAAAAAGATATTGTCCAAACCTGTATTGAGCTTAGACGCCCTGTTATCGTCGCCACCCAGATGTTGCATTCCATGATTCAATCGCCACGGCCCACAAGGGCTGAGGTCTCTGATGTGGCCAATGCCTGCCTGGATCATACCGACGCGTTGATGCTGTCTGGTGAAACGGCAAATGGCAAATATCCCGAACAAGCTGTGCAGACCATGGCCAGAATTGCCCAGGAGGTAGAATTAAAAAGAAGCTCATTCATTGATATCCCCTATTCAAGCCAGGGCAATTTGACAGACTATCTTTCCAAGGCTGCAGTGAAGTCTTCCCTACGTTTGAACACCCGGGGGATTGTGGCCGATTCTCTATCTGGAAAAACCATTTTAGCCCTGGCCGCCTATCGGGGGGACAGTTCGATTTTTGCCCAGGTTTACGATAAAAAAGTGATGCGCATTCTCTCTTTGTCCTTTGGGGTATTCGCCGAGTATATACCGCTTGGCGCAAGTCCAAGGGAATCGCTGACAGGTTCCATCTGCCGTTTAATTGCAGATCAGAATTTTAAAGATGACGACCTGATTATAGTGCTTTCCGGCAGCTTCGGTCCTGAGCGTGGGGCATCTTATATTGAAATTGGTAATGCAAAAAATTTCAGCGAGAAATGCACCTGGAGCCCGAAATAAGATCTGCACTCCGGCAAGATAATCGGACGGCGCTGCACAGGTATCGGTGAGCATGAAGTTGAGGGCGTCCTGCGCCTGATAAAAATCGCGATCAGCATTGAGCACCAGGGAGTTGGCCCGGAACAGGGCATGTTTGATATTGTGGTCTTTGGCGTCTGTATACCTATCGGTAATTTCCTCCCCCCATTCATCGAGATGATAGCGCAGGGCTTTGAATGCGGGAGCCGCAGCCTCCCGGTTTTTTAATCCAGAGTTCGTACTTCCGGCACAGATTCTTGGATACAGTTTCCCACTTGGAAATGCTGCCGTCAAAGGTCCGGGTCAGATCTCCTTGATTTGTGATGATTCGCCCAACGTTTTAGGGAAACAGGAGGCTCAAATTTACGAAAGCAAAAAAATGTTGGGAATAGAAATAGTACAGAGGCAAACATATAGGAATTGCAAAGGATAATTGTGTTTATTTTTTTTGAGTACCCAAAGAGAGATCTGTAAGGATATAGTCAAAAACTGTTTTTTAATTGCGGACCGATGTTTGTTTCGGATATAGTCCCTGCTTGATGATATGTCTACTTGTCATAGCACTTGAACGAAAATTTATCCGTCTGTTGTGTTGCAGAACAAATTTAAAGCTCTCATGTCATCGAGTGCGGGTTGGTTTCAGATTTGTGAGCCGGGCGGAGGGAAAATATCGTCATGGATGAGACGGCCTCCGTCACCCTTTGTCCCGAATGCGGCCTGCCCCAGACCCTGCCTGATCCGGTTTTGGGGCGCATTGCCGTGTGCAGCCGGTGTAATGCGGTGTTGCGACGCTATACCCGTGACACGGTACAGCAGACACTGGCCCTGACTTTGGCCGGCCTGATCCTTTTTGTCATTGCCAATACCTATCCCTTTCTTTCCCTGAGCCTTGAGGGCCAGGCCCGGGAAACTCTTCTTTTTACCGGTATTCTCGGTCTCTTTGAACAGGGAATGTATGCTTTAGCAATATTGGTCTTTTTGACCAGTATTGCGATTCCCCTAGTTCAGCTTCTGGGGCTTATTTATCTTTTGGTACCCATTTGGGTCGGCCGGGGCGGGGCCCGCCATTCTGCATGGGTGTTCAGGATGCTGGGCCACCTGCGTCCATGGAGCATGACCGAGGTCTTTATGCTGGCCATCCTTGTGGCCATGATTAAGCTGGCCCATATGGCTGACATCATTGCAGGTCCGGCCATATGGGCTTTTGTGGTGTTGATTTTTGTCATGGTGGCGGCATTTGCAGGGCTCAATCCCGAGGATATCTGGACCCGGGTCCCGGGGCAGTATGCCAAGAGCTGCGGAAAAGAGCTGGGACCTTTGACCGTATGCCACAGCTGCGAGATGACCAGCCGGCTGACCTTGGGAAAGGCCCAAGGAATCTGCCCCAGATGCGGTGGCAGGATTCATCTTCGCAAACCCGGCAGCATTCAGCGGACCTGGGCCCTTGTCATTGCCGCCATTGTTTTTTATGTGCCGGCGAATGTCCTGCCGGTGACCATTACAGGAATGCTTGGCGCCAAGCAGGCCGATACGATCATGAGCGGGGTTATATATTTTATGCTCTCCGGTTCATGGCATATTTCCCTGGTTATCTTTGTGGCCAGTATTCTGATTCCTTTGGTGAAACTTGGTGTTTTGATCTATCTTCTGGTGTCGGTTCAGTTTCGTTCTAAATGGAAAAATATTGACAGAACCCGGCTTTACCGGTTTACCGAGGCGGTTGGCAGATGGTCAATGGTAGATGTTTATGTGGTGACTGTACTGGTGGCCCTGGTCAAGATCGGATCTCTGGCCGAAATTGAGGCCGGCCCCGGCGCGCCCTATTTTGCCGCTGTGGTGGTGACCACGATGTTTGCGGCCCAGAGTTTTGATTCCCGGATGATCTGGGACTATGAGGATTAATATATGAATACGCAGACCCAAATTTCCCAGGCCGGTATCAGCCGAAAAAAGGGGATTTCCCTGGTGTGGATCGTACCCATTGTGGCCCTGGTGGTCGGGGCGGGACTGATGTACAAGACCATTACTGAGAAAGGACCGTCGATTGAGATCCTTTTTGAATCGGCAGAAGGACTTGAAGCCGGTAAAACCAAGATAAAGTACAAGGATGTGGATATCGGCAAGGTAAAAGATGTCACCCTCACCCATGATCTTAAGGGGGTGAAGGTCTCTGCGGCACTGGCCAGGGAGGCTCAGGGGTATCTCACGGAACAGACCCGGTTCTGGGTGGTGCGCCCCCGGCTGTCCGGCAGCACGGTGAGCGGGATGGACACCCTTTTATCCGGAGCCTATATTGCTATTGAACCGGGCCGGGAGGGCGCCGCCCGGTCGAAATTCAAGGGGCTTGAGGTCCCCCCCCTTGTGACCCAGGACAGTAAGGGGCGGCTCTTTACCCTGAAGGCCGGGGAACTTCAATCCCTGGATTACGGGTCCCCGGTCTACTTTCGGGGGGTAAAGGTTGGACAGGTTACGGGGTATGGCCTTGATAAGGAGGGGCAGGGTGTGGATATCCGGATCTTTATTGACGCTCCGCATGATAGGATGGTGAGTAATGTATCCAAATTCTGGGCGGTCTCGGGCATCAATATGAATGTTGGCACCGACGGTCTTCAGGTCAATACGCAATCCCTTGTCAGCATCCTGATGGGAGGCATTGAATTGTTTACGCCCAAGGGAGCGCAGGACCAAAATCCGGTTGAAGAAGGTCAATTTTTTACATTGTACGATTCCCAGGAAACCGCAATGGCAAAATCTTTTACCCGGAAAACATCTTATCTTCTCAAATTTTCTCAATCCGTCCGGGGGCTTGATATTGGCGCGCCAGTTGAATTCAGGGGATTTGAACTGGGCCGGGTGGCTCAGATCGGTCTGGAATATGACAGTAAGGCAGATAAGATTCTTGTGCCGGTACGCATTGAAGTTGAAGAGGAGCGCCTGACTTGCGTATCCTATAATTCCAGTAGAGGGAAAGAGAAGATCACCATGGATCAGCTGGTGTCCAAGGGCATGCGGGGGCAGTTGAGCACCGGCAACCTGCTTACGGGCAAGTTGTTTGTGACTCTGGATTTTTTTAAGTCCCAGGCCCCGGCCAAGATCATTGACCATGGGGATATCATAGAGCTTCCCACCATTCCCACCCCCTTGGAGGCCCTGACTAACAATCTGGTTACAATTCTAGGAAAAATTCAGAAACTCCCCTTTGAGGATATTGGTACCGGACTTAAAGATGCGGTGCAAAGCTTTAAAACTGCCGGAAATGCAGTAAAAGCCCTGGCTGAATCCGGAGAGGTGGCAACGGCGGTGAACGGATTTGGTCAGATTATTGAAAAGGTTCAGATTCTGGCAGACAAGCTTTCATCCACACTTCCCCCGACAGTAGACCAGGCTAGGCAGACCCTGAAAGATGCAGGCGGGGTCTTGTCCCGGGATGCTGCTGTGGTGGTGGAACTACGTCGGACCCTTGATGAACTGAGCCAGGCGGCTAAAGCGGTCCAAGCGCTTGCAGATGAACTTGAGCAGCACCCGGAATCCCTGTTGCGGGGAAAGGGAAAAAAATAATGAAACGCTTTGGATTGCATATCCTGTTAATTTCTGGGCTGATGATGGTTTCGGGATGCGGCTTATCGCCCCAGTCTTCTTTCTATCTGTTAGAGGGGACCTCTTCTCCGACCCCACTGGATCAGGCCGGACCGGATCTGTCCGTGGGGATCGGCTTTGTGGACCTGCCCACATACCTGGATCGGTCCGAGATCGTTACCCGTAAGCCGGGCAATGCCATGACCGTGAATGAATTTCAGCGCTGGGGGGCTCCCTTGGAACACCAGATCAGAGAGAAACTTATGATGGATCTGTCTGCTCTGCTCGGCACTGCCCGGGTGGTGCTTTCTCCCTGGGAACGGGCCCTGAGTCCTGAATATCAGGTGGACTTAACCCTTCTGCGGTTTGAGCTAAATGGCGGTCAGGCTGTTATGGATGCGCTCTGGTATGTGCGGGATGTAAAAACGGAAAAACTGATGATCTCCCAGTGCTTCTCCTCTGCCCTGCCCGTACCCGGCAAGGATATCACTGCCTATGTCAGGGTCCAGGTTCAGGCCCTGGAAAACCTGGTTCGGGATATTGCAGTGGAAATTACGGCCATGGGCCGACCTGGCCTATCAACACCTAGGCTCGCCCCACAACAAAGCATGAAAGAACATTAGCAACTTATTGGTACTTTCATAAACCAGATTACCGTCAAGCCGTAATTCAAACGCCAGCCGGAAGCGGACAAAATCCTTGAATGAACTTTTGGCATAAATCTATACTGTGGGGATGATGGTAGATACGTCCCTCATGATCCATTCCCCTGGGAATGGCGTCTGTTAAAAACATTCGGATTAAAAGGATACTGGCCTTGTATCTGTCCATTTTCCCATGGCACCTGTTTTCAATGTCTAAAATTTCACCGGCACTTAATGCATCGGGCAAAACACCATTTTGGTTCACACAGAATTTGAGAAAATTTAAAATTCTTGCCAGACGTAGAAGTGTGACAGCTTCGGGCCTGGATGTCGTATCTGTCACGGGAAAAACCGTGGAGCGCATTAAAGTGAAATTTTCAGGCAGCAACCGTTGTTTCTCGCACAGGGCATAATCCGCACTGCCCGGGGCTGGGTAGTAAATGGACAGCCCGACAATGGTTCTTTTTGCCGCAAGGACCAGAAGATCATTTAAGGTGATGGCCGCAGTCTGGCCAGGAGCTGCCCCAAGAAGATAAGAAACACAATTCATATCCAACGCTTTAGCCATCAGCAGAACCCTGTCATGGGCATCTCTGACGTCCGGGCGTTTAAATCGTTTTAACTGGGTCGCGCTGAAAGAGCCCACGGACAGGTTCAAGGTTTTGAATCCGGCGGCTTTCATGGCCGTCAGGATCTCCATATCAAGGGACGGAGGGAAAAGTCCGTTCATGGCCCGCAGTTCAATATCCTGCCCCTTAAATATCTCTTGGATCCCGGCTAAAAGTTCAAGTATCCATGCTTTTTTTAGAGTCAGGTTTTCATCCTCAAAATCAATGAACCCAACCTGTTTGCATTTTGCCTGCAATTTAATTTCATCAACCACATCTTCGACCGGCCGCATCCTGAATCCGGCGTGATTGCTTGACCCGGAGACCGCACAATAGGAACACAGAAAAGGACATCCTCTGGAGGCCACAACGGTGATAGCACTCTTTTTATTGCGTTGGTAAAAGTGCCAATTGATTTTATTCAACGCATTCTGGTCAAGGCCATGGGGCGTCTCAGCCCAGGCAGGGGGATTTAGTGTGATGCCGGTGTCGTGTCTAAAACCGATCCCGCTGATTTTTTTCAATTCATCCGCTTTGGGCATGGTGTGGACCGGCTGGTTTTTTATGAGCTGGGCAAGCTGCACCATAGGCGCCTCACCCTCTCCCTGGAT includes:
- a CDS encoding paraquat-inducible protein A; amino-acid sequence: MDETASVTLCPECGLPQTLPDPVLGRIAVCSRCNAVLRRYTRDTVQQTLALTLAGLILFVIANTYPFLSLSLEGQARETLLFTGILGLFEQGMYALAILVFLTSIAIPLVQLLGLIYLLVPIWVGRGGARHSAWVFRMLGHLRPWSMTEVFMLAILVAMIKLAHMADIIAGPAIWAFVVLIFVMVAAFAGLNPEDIWTRVPGQYAKSCGKELGPLTVCHSCEMTSRLTLGKAQGICPRCGGRIHLRKPGSIQRTWALVIAAIVFYVPANVLPVTITGMLGAKQADTIMSGVIYFMLSGSWHISLVIFVASILIPLVKLGVLIYLLVSVQFRSKWKNIDRTRLYRFTEAVGRWSMVDVYVVTVLVALVKIGSLAEIEAGPGAPYFAAVVVTTMFAAQSFDSRMIWDYED
- the pyk gene encoding pyruvate kinase, with product MKRRKTKIVATISNLNCSVEFIETLYKAGMNVVRLNTAHMSHDDAGQVIENTRKVSEKIGILLDTKGPEIRTCDANVPLSVVYGDSIRIKGEAGGMSKDDVICVSYPHFVDDVPVGSSILIDDGYIALKVKDKVDDHLICFVENDGVIYPRKSINIPSVHVKLPALSEKDKGFIAFAADQELDFIAHSFVRNKEDVLAVQKILDEKNSSIKIIAKIENAQGVDNLREILEHAYGVMVARGDLAVEIPTEKIPLIQKDIVQTCIELRRPVIVATQMLHSMIQSPRPTRAEVSDVANACLDHTDALMLSGETANGKYPEQAVQTMARIAQEVELKRSSFIDIPYSSQGNLTDYLSKAAVKSSLRLNTRGIVADSLSGKTILALAAYRGDSSIFAQVYDKKVMRILSLSFGVFAEYIPLGASPRESLTGSICRLIADQNFKDDDLIIVLSGSFGPERGASYIEIGNAKNFSEKCTWSPK
- the lspA gene encoding signal peptidase II — protein: MVGFLTPIRRLALVSISVVLLDQFTKWLVVKHLPLYTHIAVIDHFFNITHVLNPGGAFGFFAEQSPGIRKFIFLFLSSGVALFVLWLYRKTARSHIFLSYGLALIFGGAIGNLIDRFRFGKVVDFLDFYVGAFHWPAFNIADSAITIGMGILIYYVIFNKLPEI
- a CDS encoding radical SAM protein, with product MVDVVLIAPPIQEFYLTKKRTIPYGLACIATQLERAGFSATIIDALAVDKSKVIEYPQSFDHLVPHYGRTDISMFSLFHHYRHFGYSFEHIGNLVRREKPFLVGISALFTPYWEQAIDTAKAVRKFWPNAFIVLGGHHVTQFPKSCLENKEIDFLIQGEGEAPMVQLAQLIKNQPVHTMPKADELKKISGIGFRHDTGITLNPPAWAETPHGLDQNALNKINWHFYQRNKKSAITVVASRGCPFLCSYCAVSGSSNHAGFRMRPVEDVVDEIKLQAKCKQVGFIDFEDENLTLKKAWILELLAGIQEIFKGQDIELRAMNGLFPPSLDMEILTAMKAAGFKTLNLSVGSFSATQLKRFKRPDVRDAHDRVLLMAKALDMNCVSYLLGAAPGQTAAITLNDLLVLAAKRTIVGLSIYYPAPGSADYALCEKQRLLPENFTLMRSTVFPVTDTTSRPEAVTLLRLARILNFLKFCVNQNGVLPDALSAGEILDIENRCHGKMDRYKASILLIRMFLTDAIPRGMDHEGRIYHHPHSIDLCQKFIQGFCPLPAGV
- a CDS encoding DNA polymerase III subunit delta, which produces MAVAKNLTTYKTLAGSLDKLSTNDKLKTVLICGEPFLVRKAMNVLVPIMLKGESKQFGLDVLDGRTTPVGEIAEQAGTFSFLGTRKVIAVKDAPLFLLKAPPGEIRYSERDLAVLIRLVEEGIPDNHVLVFTTGTPDRRKKIYKIILEHGLVVDCSVSTGARKADLEEQQAVLRDISRQMLLRAGKQMPPDAFAALVDQTGFNPEVFANAIEKLLAYIGGRDQISAADIGAVIHKDKKDPIFALTNAMMERNVSKALTLLSSLLSDGFHPLQILKTFENQVRKLLAIKCCATGLNAGRAGGPTLKHMQFNAFKQMLLPAIVDWDANTLKADKAHMPLFSIEDGESKKKSTKLPANDLLLAPNPKNAYPIFQNFLKSENFTLEELTEALSVLADLDYRIKSSGMDAATGLENFIMTLCRTP
- a CDS encoding MlaD family protein; translated protein: MNTQTQISQAGISRKKGISLVWIVPIVALVVGAGLMYKTITEKGPSIEILFESAEGLEAGKTKIKYKDVDIGKVKDVTLTHDLKGVKVSAALAREAQGYLTEQTRFWVVRPRLSGSTVSGMDTLLSGAYIAIEPGREGAARSKFKGLEVPPLVTQDSKGRLFTLKAGELQSLDYGSPVYFRGVKVGQVTGYGLDKEGQGVDIRIFIDAPHDRMVSNVSKFWAVSGINMNVGTDGLQVNTQSLVSILMGGIELFTPKGAQDQNPVEEGQFFTLYDSQETAMAKSFTRKTSYLLKFSQSVRGLDIGAPVEFRGFELGRVAQIGLEYDSKADKILVPVRIEVEEERLTCVSYNSSRGKEKITMDQLVSKGMRGQLSTGNLLTGKLFVTLDFFKSQAPAKIIDHGDIIELPTIPTPLEALTNNLVTILGKIQKLPFEDIGTGLKDAVQSFKTAGNAVKALAESGEVATAVNGFGQIIEKVQILADKLSSTLPPTVDQARQTLKDAGGVLSRDAAVVVELRRTLDELSQAAKAVQALADELEQHPESLLRGKGKK
- the lgt gene encoding prolipoprotein diacylglyceryl transferase; translated protein: MHPILLQAGSLKLYTYGLFVALGFITAIWFTKRNAKFYGVPDQIVSDLFFTILISALVGARLLYIFINFDAYTNNILDIFKIWNGGLVFFGGFIGGSIGAIIFLRIKKMDIWKTADVLAPGLALGHSVGRFGCLFAGCCYGKTCSLPVAITFTNPDSLAPLNIPLHPTQLYMIASNFILFLILLAIQRRKRFNGMVFLSYIMLYSLFRSIIEFFRGDFRGNFFFDFLSLSQGIGLLISCIALIFMILKLRSRHGSR
- a CDS encoding PqiC family protein, yielding MKRFGLHILLISGLMMVSGCGLSPQSSFYLLEGTSSPTPLDQAGPDLSVGIGFVDLPTYLDRSEIVTRKPGNAMTVNEFQRWGAPLEHQIREKLMMDLSALLGTARVVLSPWERALSPEYQVDLTLLRFELNGGQAVMDALWYVRDVKTEKLMISQCFSSALPVPGKDITAYVRVQVQALENLVRDIAVEITAMGRPGLSTPRLAPQQSMKEH